The proteins below are encoded in one region of Manis pentadactyla isolate mManPen7 chromosome 2, mManPen7.hap1, whole genome shotgun sequence:
- the LOC118934796 gene encoding retinol dehydrogenase 11-like isoform X1 encodes MPQWLLLSTLVWGSGFVLLLVLLFGLYVQLLYKSHLWDLQHCSTELTGKTAVVTGANSGIGKIVAQELACRGARVILACRSQERGQRALAKIQAASKSNCLVLGEVDLSSMASIRSFARWLLQEYPEIHLLVNNAAVCGFPKILTPEGLDFTFATNYVGPFLLTNLLQGALQRAGSARVVNVSSFRQAHGYIDEEHLTGAGRPLAFNQNYDCSKLLLTSFTTELARRLKGTGVTVNSVDPGVVYTGIMKNFSWTYRFLFWLSSFFIKDVKQGAIPVLYLSLAKELDGISGKYFSSSCVVTLPPRAAQDPQVAQSLWNTLVQLTNLNKTD; translated from the exons ATGCCTCAGTGGTTGCTACTCAGCACCCTGGTCTGGGGCAGTGGCTTTGTCCTCCTCTTGGTCCTCCTGTTTGGACTGTATGTGCAGCTCTTGTATAAGTCTCATCTTTGGGACCTCCAGCACTGCTCCACAGAGCTGACTGGCAAGACGGCAGTGGTGACTGGGGCCAACAGTG GCATCGGGAAGATTGTGGCGCAGGAGCTGGCCTGCCGTGGAGCCCGTGTGATCCTGGCCTGCCGTAGCCAGGAGCGTGGACAGCGGGCCCTGGCCAAGATCCAAGCAGCCTCAAAGAGCAATTGCCTTGTGCTTGGTGAAGTGGACCTGAGCTCTATGGCCTCCATCCGGAGCTTTGCCCGGTGGCTTCTGCAGGAGTATCCTGAGATACACCTGCTGGTTAACAATGCGGCAGTCTGTG GATTTCCCAAGATACTTACTCCAGAAGGCCTTGATTTCACGTTTGCCACCAACTATGTCGGGCCCTTTCTGCTCACAAACCTACTCCAAG GTGCTCTACAACGGGCAGGGTCAGCCCGGGTGGTGAATGTGTCTTCCTTTCGGCAAGCACATGGGTACATTGATGAGGAACATTTGACTGGGGCTGGTAGACCTTTGGCCTTCAACCAGAACTACGACTGTAGCAAACTACTCCTGACTTCATTCACCACGGAGCTTGCCCGCAGACTGAAAGGGACTG GTGTGACTGTGAACTCTGTGGACCCAGGTGTTGTCTATACGGGTATCATGAAGAATTTCTCTTGGACCTACCGCTTCCTCTTCTGGCTCAGCAGCTTCTTCATTAAG GATGTCAAACAAGGTGCAATCCCAGTTCTCTACCTAAGCTTGGCAAAGGAGTTGGATGgcatttctggaaaatattttagcagttcctgtgtggtaactctTCCCCCTAGAGCTGCTCAGGATCCTCAAGTGGCCCAAAGCCTCTGGAATACCTTGGTCCAACTAACAAACCTAAACAAGACGGACTGA
- the LOC118934796 gene encoding retinol dehydrogenase 11-like isoform X2 has translation MPQWLLLSTLVWGSGFVLLLVLLFGLYVQLLYKSHLWDLQHCSTELTGKTAVVTGANSGIGKIVAQELACRGARVILACRSQERGQRALAKIQAASKSNCLVLGEVDLSSMASIRSFARWLLQEYPEIHLLVNNAAVCGFPKILTPEGLDFTFATNYVGPFLLTNLLQGALQRAGSARVVNVSSFRQAHGYIDEEHLTGAGRPLAFNQNYDCSKLLLTSFTTELARRLKGTGVTVNSVDPGVVYTGIMKNFSWTYRFLFWLSSFFIKSRVILQEAGEKLGFNVQETFWGKWLREKMKKLGEAGRSTRL, from the exons ATGCCTCAGTGGTTGCTACTCAGCACCCTGGTCTGGGGCAGTGGCTTTGTCCTCCTCTTGGTCCTCCTGTTTGGACTGTATGTGCAGCTCTTGTATAAGTCTCATCTTTGGGACCTCCAGCACTGCTCCACAGAGCTGACTGGCAAGACGGCAGTGGTGACTGGGGCCAACAGTG GCATCGGGAAGATTGTGGCGCAGGAGCTGGCCTGCCGTGGAGCCCGTGTGATCCTGGCCTGCCGTAGCCAGGAGCGTGGACAGCGGGCCCTGGCCAAGATCCAAGCAGCCTCAAAGAGCAATTGCCTTGTGCTTGGTGAAGTGGACCTGAGCTCTATGGCCTCCATCCGGAGCTTTGCCCGGTGGCTTCTGCAGGAGTATCCTGAGATACACCTGCTGGTTAACAATGCGGCAGTCTGTG GATTTCCCAAGATACTTACTCCAGAAGGCCTTGATTTCACGTTTGCCACCAACTATGTCGGGCCCTTTCTGCTCACAAACCTACTCCAAG GTGCTCTACAACGGGCAGGGTCAGCCCGGGTGGTGAATGTGTCTTCCTTTCGGCAAGCACATGGGTACATTGATGAGGAACATTTGACTGGGGCTGGTAGACCTTTGGCCTTCAACCAGAACTACGACTGTAGCAAACTACTCCTGACTTCATTCACCACGGAGCTTGCCCGCAGACTGAAAGGGACTG GTGTGACTGTGAACTCTGTGGACCCAGGTGTTGTCTATACGGGTATCATGAAGAATTTCTCTTGGACCTACCGCTTCCTCTTCTGGCTCAGCAGCTTCTTCATTAAG TCCAGAGTCATTCTCCAAGAAGCAGGTGAAAAATTAGGATTTAATGTACAAGAAACATTTTGGGGGAAATGgctgagagagaaaatgaagaagcTGGGAGAAGCTGGGAGATCCACCAGACTATGA
- the C2H2orf81 gene encoding uncharacterized protein C2orf81 homolog isoform X1, protein MAHEGSRQERQARDRGVTRSKAEKARPPTVPVQQVDIVPGRLTEAEWMALTAVEEGEDVVGDILTDLLARVMDSAFKVYLTQQCIPFTVSQAREAMLQITEWRFLARDEGESSVAEDPTWGEDEEPSACATDSWAQGSVPVLHAPASVGMEETLQGVHQGSTDPLGRSWMDRRPQEQMESWERSPELRVTPGPPPTPELFQDVGPGGPLEKLDHQVRGHLSSAGSFNSSLQPSAELEPSGSPHPSLELSLVASPQAAAERAQPLSNQFLLEDLYYRAPQAHAAGNRAELRKKVPRIASGVCVAGRSAGCALGSFQLPQPPRADTRLSALHYRVGRKAAVARLDSARLPRRWVRPLAEVLVPGSEVRHLGAYRGRQRGGKTEAAAGPEAPRPRVHVSPTVFFPLPPDVPFRALGPGPGLQFPTLSLGLPSPGFGSKLQFPSPGIRLPATHAALPGVARSLSPKLWPGAKWPSGWEGEAELRAGRTRVPQQGLGSGDSEGQDPHRWPHRAPGVLQATSQVMWKPMLLGEAVKLAPGVSMWNPTTQVLLNSEVPQQEDKEGGTSPSTEQHPIQTCAPKPQVIVAQLMKNSAPKVWSLSSKHLPHYGP, encoded by the exons ATGGCGCACGAAGGCTCG aggcaggagaggcaggcCCGAGACCGGGGGGTGACCCGATCCAAGGCGGAAAAGGCACGGCCGCCTACGGTGCCAGTGCAGCAGGTAGACATCGTGCCTGGGCGGCTCACCGAGGCCGAGTGGATGGCGCTCACAGCGGTCGAGGAGGGCGAGGACGTGGTgggagatattttgacagatctgCTGGCGCGAGTCATGGACTCCGCCTTCAAAGTCTACCTGACCCAGCAG TGCATTCCATTCACTGTCAGCCAGGCCCGGGAGGCCATGCTGCAGATCACCGAGTGGCGCTTCCTGGCCCGGGACGAGGGAGAATCTTCAGTGGCCGAGGACCCCACATGGGGTGAGGACGAGGAGCCCTCGGCATGCGCGACAGACTCCTGGGCTCAGGGATCCGTGCCGGTGCTGCACGCACCCGCCTCTGTGGGGATGGAGGAGACCTTACAAGGCGTA CACCAAGGGAGCACAGACCCTTTAGGAAGATCGTGGATGGATAGACGCCCTCAGGAGCAAATGGAATCTTGGGAGCGTTCCCCGGAGCTAAGAGTCACCCCgggccccccacccaccccggaGCTGTTTCAGGATGTAGGACCTGGGGGTCCTTTAGAGAAACTGGACCACCAGGTAAGAGGCCACCTGTCCTCGGCCGGGTCCTTCAACTCGAGCCTCCAGCCGTCGGCTGAGTTGGAGCCCAGCGGCAGTCCCCACCCTTCTCTGGAGCTGTCCCTGGTAGCCAGCCCCCAGGCCGCGGCCGAGAGGGCACAGCCCCTCAGCAACCAGTTCTTGCTGGAGGACCTCTACTATCGCGCGCCTCAGGCGCACGCGGCTGGGAACAGAGCGGAGCTCAGAAAGAAGGTGCCCCGCATCGCCTCGGGCGTGTGTGTGGCCGGCCGCTCGGCAGGCTGCGCTTTGGGTTCATTCCAGCTGCCCCAGCCTCCGCGCGCTGACACGCGGCTGAGCGCGCTTCATTACAGGGTGGGCCGCAAGGCGGCGGTGGCGCGCCTGGACTCCGCGAGGCTGCCGCGCCGCTGGGTGCGCCCCCTGGCCGAGGTTCTGGTTCCCGGCTCGGAGGTGCGTCACCTGGGAGCTTACCGCGGGCGCCAGCGAGGCGGGAAGACCGAGGCTGCTGCTGGCCCCGAAGCTCCCCGCCCCCGCGTTCACGTCTCCCCGACAGTgttcttccctctccctcctgacGTTCCGTTCCGTGCCTTGGGCCCCGGCCCTGGACTCCAATTCCCCACTTTAAGTTTAGGCCTGCCGTCTCCAGGCTTCGGGTCAAAGCTGCAGTTTCCCAGCCCCGGGATTCGCCTTCCCGCCACACACGCGGCACTCCCCGGAGTGGCCCGCAGCCTCAGCCCCAAACTGTGGCCGGGTGCCAAGTGGCCCAGCGGTTGGGAAGGGGAGGCTGAGCTGCGGGCCGGCCGCACCCGTGTACCTCAGCAGGGCCTGGGCTCCGGGGACAGtgagggccaggatcctcacaggTGGCCTCATCGGGCTCCTGGAGTGCTCCAGGCAACGTCCCAGGTGATGTGGaagcccatgttgcttggggaaGCAGTGAAGCTGGCTCCTGGTGTGAGCATGTGGAACCCAACCACCCAGGTGCTGCTCAACTCTGAAGTACCCCAGCAGGAGGACAAAGAAGGTGGCACCTCTCCTTCCACTGAGCAGCACCCCATCCAGACATGTGCCCCAAAGCCCCAGGTGATAGTGGCACAGCTAATGAAGAACTCAGCCCCCAAAGTGTGGTCACTCTCCTCCAAGCACCTGCCCCATTATGGGCCTTGA
- the C2H2orf81 gene encoding uncharacterized protein C2orf81 homolog isoform X2, with the protein MAHEGSRQERQARDRGVTRSKAEKARPPTVPVQQAETLSPLQCIPFTVSQAREAMLQITEWRFLARDEGESSVAEDPTWGEDEEPSACATDSWAQGSVPVLHAPASVGMEETLQGVHQGSTDPLGRSWMDRRPQEQMESWERSPELRVTPGPPPTPELFQDVGPGGPLEKLDHQVRGHLSSAGSFNSSLQPSAELEPSGSPHPSLELSLVASPQAAAERAQPLSNQFLLEDLYYRAPQAHAAGNRAELRKKVPRIASGVCVAGRSAGCALGSFQLPQPPRADTRLSALHYRVGRKAAVARLDSARLPRRWVRPLAEVLVPGSEVRHLGAYRGRQRGGKTEAAAGPEAPRPRVHVSPTVFFPLPPDVPFRALGPGPGLQFPTLSLGLPSPGFGSKLQFPSPGIRLPATHAALPGVARSLSPKLWPGAKWPSGWEGEAELRAGRTRVPQQGLGSGDSEGQDPHRWPHRAPGVLQATSQVMWKPMLLGEAVKLAPGVSMWNPTTQVLLNSEVPQQEDKEGGTSPSTEQHPIQTCAPKPQVIVAQLMKNSAPKVWSLSSKHLPHYGP; encoded by the exons ATGGCGCACGAAGGCTCG aggcaggagaggcaggcCCGAGACCGGGGGGTGACCCGATCCAAGGCGGAAAAGGCACGGCCGCCTACGGTGCCAGTGCAGCAG GCTGAGACTCTCTCGCCTCTGCAGTGCATTCCATTCACTGTCAGCCAGGCCCGGGAGGCCATGCTGCAGATCACCGAGTGGCGCTTCCTGGCCCGGGACGAGGGAGAATCTTCAGTGGCCGAGGACCCCACATGGGGTGAGGACGAGGAGCCCTCGGCATGCGCGACAGACTCCTGGGCTCAGGGATCCGTGCCGGTGCTGCACGCACCCGCCTCTGTGGGGATGGAGGAGACCTTACAAGGCGTA CACCAAGGGAGCACAGACCCTTTAGGAAGATCGTGGATGGATAGACGCCCTCAGGAGCAAATGGAATCTTGGGAGCGTTCCCCGGAGCTAAGAGTCACCCCgggccccccacccaccccggaGCTGTTTCAGGATGTAGGACCTGGGGGTCCTTTAGAGAAACTGGACCACCAGGTAAGAGGCCACCTGTCCTCGGCCGGGTCCTTCAACTCGAGCCTCCAGCCGTCGGCTGAGTTGGAGCCCAGCGGCAGTCCCCACCCTTCTCTGGAGCTGTCCCTGGTAGCCAGCCCCCAGGCCGCGGCCGAGAGGGCACAGCCCCTCAGCAACCAGTTCTTGCTGGAGGACCTCTACTATCGCGCGCCTCAGGCGCACGCGGCTGGGAACAGAGCGGAGCTCAGAAAGAAGGTGCCCCGCATCGCCTCGGGCGTGTGTGTGGCCGGCCGCTCGGCAGGCTGCGCTTTGGGTTCATTCCAGCTGCCCCAGCCTCCGCGCGCTGACACGCGGCTGAGCGCGCTTCATTACAGGGTGGGCCGCAAGGCGGCGGTGGCGCGCCTGGACTCCGCGAGGCTGCCGCGCCGCTGGGTGCGCCCCCTGGCCGAGGTTCTGGTTCCCGGCTCGGAGGTGCGTCACCTGGGAGCTTACCGCGGGCGCCAGCGAGGCGGGAAGACCGAGGCTGCTGCTGGCCCCGAAGCTCCCCGCCCCCGCGTTCACGTCTCCCCGACAGTgttcttccctctccctcctgacGTTCCGTTCCGTGCCTTGGGCCCCGGCCCTGGACTCCAATTCCCCACTTTAAGTTTAGGCCTGCCGTCTCCAGGCTTCGGGTCAAAGCTGCAGTTTCCCAGCCCCGGGATTCGCCTTCCCGCCACACACGCGGCACTCCCCGGAGTGGCCCGCAGCCTCAGCCCCAAACTGTGGCCGGGTGCCAAGTGGCCCAGCGGTTGGGAAGGGGAGGCTGAGCTGCGGGCCGGCCGCACCCGTGTACCTCAGCAGGGCCTGGGCTCCGGGGACAGtgagggccaggatcctcacaggTGGCCTCATCGGGCTCCTGGAGTGCTCCAGGCAACGTCCCAGGTGATGTGGaagcccatgttgcttggggaaGCAGTGAAGCTGGCTCCTGGTGTGAGCATGTGGAACCCAACCACCCAGGTGCTGCTCAACTCTGAAGTACCCCAGCAGGAGGACAAAGAAGGTGGCACCTCTCCTTCCACTGAGCAGCACCCCATCCAGACATGTGCCCCAAAGCCCCAGGTGATAGTGGCACAGCTAATGAAGAACTCAGCCCCCAAAGTGTGGTCACTCTCCTCCAAGCACCTGCCCCATTATGGGCCTTGA
- the C2H2orf81 gene encoding uncharacterized protein C2orf81 homolog isoform X3 gives MAHEGSRQERQARDRGVTRSKAEKARPPTVPVQQVDIVPGRLTEAEWMALTAVEEGEDVVGDILTDLLARVMDSAFKVYLTQQCIPFTVSQAREAMLQITEWRFLARDEGESSVAEDPTWGEDEEPSACATDSWAQGSVPVLHAPASVGMEETLQGVVSPVPRAPLNSSTLCSSLSFRMSHYPPPGTFPQHQGSTDPLGRSWMDRRPQEQMESWERSPELRVTPGPPPTPELFQDVGPGGPLEKLDHQVRGHLSSAGSFNSSLQPSAELEPSGSPHPSLELSLVASPQAAAERAQPLSNQFLLEDLYYRAPQAHAAGNRAELRKKVPRIASGVCVAGRSAGCALGSFQLPQPPRADTRLSALHYRVGRKAAVARLDSARLPRRWVRPLAEVLVPGSEVRHLGAYRGRQRGGKTEAAAGPEAPRPRVHVSPTVFFPLPPDVPFRALGPGPGLQFPTLSLGLPSPGFGSKLQFPSPGIRLPATHAALPGVARSLSPKLWPGAKWPSGWEGEAELRAGRTRVPQQGLGSGDSEGQDPHRWPHRAPGVLQATSQVMWKPMLLGEAVKLAPGVSMWNPTTQVLLNSEVPQQEDKEGGTSPSTEQHPIQTCAPKPQVIVAQLMKNSAPKVWSLSSKHLPHYGP, from the exons ATGGCGCACGAAGGCTCG aggcaggagaggcaggcCCGAGACCGGGGGGTGACCCGATCCAAGGCGGAAAAGGCACGGCCGCCTACGGTGCCAGTGCAGCAGGTAGACATCGTGCCTGGGCGGCTCACCGAGGCCGAGTGGATGGCGCTCACAGCGGTCGAGGAGGGCGAGGACGTGGTgggagatattttgacagatctgCTGGCGCGAGTCATGGACTCCGCCTTCAAAGTCTACCTGACCCAGCAG TGCATTCCATTCACTGTCAGCCAGGCCCGGGAGGCCATGCTGCAGATCACCGAGTGGCGCTTCCTGGCCCGGGACGAGGGAGAATCTTCAGTGGCCGAGGACCCCACATGGGGTGAGGACGAGGAGCCCTCGGCATGCGCGACAGACTCCTGGGCTCAGGGATCCGTGCCGGTGCTGCACGCACCCGCCTCTGTGGGGATGGAGGAGACCTTACAAGGCGTAGTAAGCCCTGTCCCCAG GGCTCCTCTAAACTCCTCCACCCTttgttcctctctctcctttcggATGTCTCACTACCCACCTCCTGGTACATTTCCCCAGCACCAAGGGAGCACAGACCCTTTAGGAAGATCGTGGATGGATAGACGCCCTCAGGAGCAAATGGAATCTTGGGAGCGTTCCCCGGAGCTAAGAGTCACCCCgggccccccacccaccccggaGCTGTTTCAGGATGTAGGACCTGGGGGTCCTTTAGAGAAACTGGACCACCAGGTAAGAGGCCACCTGTCCTCGGCCGGGTCCTTCAACTCGAGCCTCCAGCCGTCGGCTGAGTTGGAGCCCAGCGGCAGTCCCCACCCTTCTCTGGAGCTGTCCCTGGTAGCCAGCCCCCAGGCCGCGGCCGAGAGGGCACAGCCCCTCAGCAACCAGTTCTTGCTGGAGGACCTCTACTATCGCGCGCCTCAGGCGCACGCGGCTGGGAACAGAGCGGAGCTCAGAAAGAAGGTGCCCCGCATCGCCTCGGGCGTGTGTGTGGCCGGCCGCTCGGCAGGCTGCGCTTTGGGTTCATTCCAGCTGCCCCAGCCTCCGCGCGCTGACACGCGGCTGAGCGCGCTTCATTACAGGGTGGGCCGCAAGGCGGCGGTGGCGCGCCTGGACTCCGCGAGGCTGCCGCGCCGCTGGGTGCGCCCCCTGGCCGAGGTTCTGGTTCCCGGCTCGGAGGTGCGTCACCTGGGAGCTTACCGCGGGCGCCAGCGAGGCGGGAAGACCGAGGCTGCTGCTGGCCCCGAAGCTCCCCGCCCCCGCGTTCACGTCTCCCCGACAGTgttcttccctctccctcctgacGTTCCGTTCCGTGCCTTGGGCCCCGGCCCTGGACTCCAATTCCCCACTTTAAGTTTAGGCCTGCCGTCTCCAGGCTTCGGGTCAAAGCTGCAGTTTCCCAGCCCCGGGATTCGCCTTCCCGCCACACACGCGGCACTCCCCGGAGTGGCCCGCAGCCTCAGCCCCAAACTGTGGCCGGGTGCCAAGTGGCCCAGCGGTTGGGAAGGGGAGGCTGAGCTGCGGGCCGGCCGCACCCGTGTACCTCAGCAGGGCCTGGGCTCCGGGGACAGtgagggccaggatcctcacaggTGGCCTCATCGGGCTCCTGGAGTGCTCCAGGCAACGTCCCAGGTGATGTGGaagcccatgttgcttggggaaGCAGTGAAGCTGGCTCCTGGTGTGAGCATGTGGAACCCAACCACCCAGGTGCTGCTCAACTCTGAAGTACCCCAGCAGGAGGACAAAGAAGGTGGCACCTCTCCTTCCACTGAGCAGCACCCCATCCAGACATGTGCCCCAAAGCCCCAGGTGATAGTGGCACAGCTAATGAAGAACTCAGCCCCCAAAGTGTGGTCACTCTCCTCCAAGCACCTGCCCCATTATGGGCCTTGA